In the Candidatus Nealsonbacteria bacterium genome, ATCAATATATTTATCTCCTATATTTAAGAAATATGCACCATCATCAACTAAAACTCGTTTCAATTCCTTCGCAATGTCTAATATTTTTTTAATATATTCTTCTGGGCTTTTTTCATTACCAATTTGTCCTTCAATTCCGTAATCTCTTTGTCCCCAATAAGGCGGAGAGGTTACAATACAATTTATTGATTTGTCGGGTAGTATTTTTAATTTTTCTATAACATCACCAATAATTACTAGCGGTTCGGTATCTTTGGGCAAATTAATAAATTGACGTTGCTCTTCCGATCTTTTCCGCATTATCGTTACTTCCCTTTTCAATTCCTCGAAACTCCTAATAACACTAATAACTTTTCCCTGTATAACTAACTCCTTTGTAAAAATCGGTTTGATATTTGGATTAGCGGGTTGGAGACGGAATCCATTTCTTTCTCTGTAGATTTTTTTTAGAGTTACTTCATTCCCGTTTATTAGGGCAACTGCTGTTTCTCCATTTTCTACCATTGGTTGTTTTCTAATTATTACCGTGGAGCCATCGAAAATTCCCTCGTCTATCATACTTTCCCCCTGAACTTTTAAGGCAAAATGTTCTCCAGATTTTGAAAGTAGATTTTTTTGCACCTTAATTGTTTCTGGATTTTCAAATACTTCAATTGGTTCGCCGGCAGCAATAGTGCCGAGCAGGGGAATTTTTACTAAATCTGACCTACCTCTTTTTTTATTTAACTCAATTGACCTTGGTTGGTTTTCTATCTTTCTTAAATATCCTTTTTCCCTAAGAGTTTCGACGTGTTGATGAACAGTTGAAATCGAAGATAACCTAAAATGCTTCTTTATTTCTTCCAAAGAAGGAGCATAATTATTCTTCTTTATATATTTAGTTACGTAGTTCAGTATTTGCCTTTTTCTTTTAGTAAGCATATTAGTTATCCATAGTTTAGTATATTATATCAAAACCATACCGAAAGAAAACCGAAAGTTATCCACATCCCCCAAAGTTGACTTTTGGGAAAAATTGAATTAAAATCAGCTAAAGTAAGCTGATTTTTTAAAATTAAAAGTCGAAAAATTAATTGAAAAATAATCAAAATTTGGGCCGAAGTTGAAGAAAATTTAATTAACAAAATATGGAAAATCAAGACTTCAAGTTTAAATTAAAAGGTAAGGCTTTAGTTTGTATAGATTGGGCCAATGTTTATGGTTGGCAAGAAGGCCTTGACTGGAAAATCGATGCTCAGAAATTGATTAAATACCTTTTAACCTATCCAGAGGTTTTTAAAATTAATTTTTATTTTGGCACTGATATTACTAAAAAATCACGAGATTTTATTAATTCATTAAAACAAAAAGAGAACGATCGGTTCTTTGTAAGAACAAAAGATGTTAAATATGTTCCGGTAGATCTTGATAAATCTTATTTAAAGTTGCGAATGGTGGAAATGAGACAAACTTTGAAAAATCGAAATGTTAATAATAAAATCACTGAAGAATTAGATAAGCTGTTTTCTCAACCATTAGCAAGGCGTAAATGTGATTTTGATATCGAAATAGCCCTTGATGTTTTTAATAATTTAGATAATTTCAGCTCCTTTATCTTATTCAGTGGAGATGGTGATTATGCACCACTTATAGAATATTGTTTAAGGCATCAAAAACAAACTATTGTCGTGGCTTTACCTGGTAATTTAGGGAAGGAGTACAGGGTAATATCTAGGGGGTTGTATATTTGTAATATAAAGAAGTTACGAAATTTTATCAGCAAATAAAATTCCCGAGAGATTACTCTCTCGGGCGTGATTTATTATATAATAGCAAATCACAATACCTTGTCAAGAGGCAAGCGAAATAATCAAAATTTAGGCCGGAAATTAGGAAAATAAATTTATTGCTATATTTATACTATGAATCAAAAAACAATTATTTTTATTACAGGTAATCATTATAAATTCCAGGCTGCCAAGATAGCCCTGAAAAATACCAAAATAAGATTAGTCCAAAAAAAGATGTTGTGCTTGCCGGAAATTCAAGACGAATCGGTTGAAAAAATTGCGAAGTTTTCAGCAAGCTGGGCGGCAAATATTTTAAAAAAACCAGTAATAGTTTCAGATGGGGGCTGCTATATTAAGGCATTAAATGGCTTTCCGGGGCCATTTATTAAATACATAAATAAATGGCTTTCTCCAAAAGATTTACTGAAAATTATGTCAAGCAAAAAGAATAGACGTGTGGTTTGGGTTGGTTGCGTTGCTTATTGTGAACCAAATAAAAAACCTGTTGTAAGTATTGAAAAGTATAATGGAAAATTAGCGTTAAAATCGGGCAAGAATATTTATCGCAAAGATTATGCTTGGATTGATACACTTTTTATACCCGATGGTCATAAAGGACCACTTTCCGAAATGTCCACTCAAGATTATATGAAATTCTGGGGCAATGGCTTTGATTTTCTTTTATTCTAATTCGCGCGAATGGTGGAATAATAAAATTTTGCGGAATTCACTGAAAAATAAGTAGACTATAATAAATCTTAAGAGTAAAATTTGTTATACTGTTATATAAAAAAGGAAATTCAATGCGTTCAAAGGTTATCAACGTTTGGTGTCGGTGCGGTCAGGTGATTTTTAAGTATAACAAAGTCGGCGCCGGCAAACTTATTAAATGCTATCTGTCGAGAATTTTGGTTGATAATGTTCATATCCCGCTAGACATTCATCTTGGCGCCAATCTTTTCTGCCCTCTTTGTAAGAAACGAATTGGTATTATTTATGGAATAAAAGGCGTACGGGCAGTAAAACTTAATCAAGGTCAAATAAGGCCCTTTCGACTCGGCTAAGATGATAAAGAGGCAATGCGGCGTACAAGACTCGCTTGACTACAGGGCAGGCAAAAAATTAGGGAAACCCCGATAGTATATGCTTACGCATAACTACGGGGCAAGAAATTAATGGATGATGTTTTTAAGAAAAGGCGTTCGGTAAGGAGATTTCAAAAACAGGAGGGCGAAGAAGACTTCGTCTTCTTCTTCCCCCTCGCTATCGCTCGGGAGATAGAGCCGGAGAAATTAAAGGAGATTTTGGAGGCGGCTCATTCCAGCCCTTCGGCTGGCGATTTAAAAGCCCGGGAAATTATAGTTATTAAAGATAAGAAGGTAAGAGAGAAATTAGCCGAAGCTGCTTTGGGCCAGGATTTTATCGCTGAAGCACCGGTGGTTTTGATTTTCTTTAGTATAGGTTCGCGTTCAGCTCAAAAATATGGGAAGCGGGGCAAAAACCTTTACGCTTTGCAGGACGCCACTATTTCAGCCAGTTTTGCCTGGTTGCAAGCAGTCATACTTGGTTTGTCAGGTTGCTGGGTGGGTGCTTTTGAAGAGAGCCGAGTAAAAGATATTTTAGGAATAAAAGAGGACTGGCGGCCGATTGCCATTTTACCTCTCGGCTACTCAATGGAATAGCAATTTTGATGTCCGGGATTTATGTTAAAAAGACCAATGAGCCCGTTTTTTTAAATTTGCATAGTTTTGCATACTATTTGCCTAGTTTTGATTTTTTTGGTATGATTATTTTATGAATAAAGAACTTTTAAATGAGCCCGTTTTTTTAAATTTGCATAGTTTTGCATACTATTTGCCTAGTTTTGATTTTTTTGGTATGATTATTTTATGAATAAAGAACTTTTAACCATTAGCGAAGCCGCTGAATTTCTAGACGTTTCTATTGATACATTGAGGCGCTGGGATAAAAGTGGCAAGTTAGTTGCGACTCGAAAAGAGGGAGGAACGCACCGGTATTATTTGAAAGGGGATCTGACGCTTTTTTCTAGCGACTTATTGAAATTGGCAAAGGATTGGGCTTTTTCTGGAGGAGATATACCCCCAGAGTTTTATTGCTCAAATAGCGCGATTTTTCAGGCAAGATTGTTGAGAATGCAGGATGTACTTATAGCTTCTAAGAAAGTTGATAAGATTTTTTCTCTTATTGTCGCAGTGACCGGTGAGATCGGTAATAATTCTTATGATCATAATCTTGGTAATTGGCCTGATGTGGCTGGAGTATTTTTTGGTTATGATATTAATAAAGGCACCATTGTCTTAGCGGATCGGGGGTTGGGTATTCTTAAAACATTAAGAAGGGTAAAACCTTCGCTTGCCAATCATCAAGACGCTCTTTTAGTTGCCTTCACAGAAATGATTTCTGGCCGAGCGCCTGAGAATCGTGGAAATGGTTTAAAGTTTGTTCGTAAGATTATTTCGGAGAGCCCTATTGATCTGTTCTTCCAGAGCGGCGATGCTGAATTAAAAATGAAAGGCAATAATCCAAAGTTGGATATAGGGAAATCCAAGACCAATATTATAGGATGCTTTGCAATTATTAACTTTTAATCTAAAAAATATGATTATTGAACTAAAAAAATTTGGGAATACTCTCATATCAAGGCAGTCCGGACGAGAAGCATTTGCCGCATTTCAGCCGACCTTGCGCGATGTTAATCCGGCAGAAAAGCTTGAGATAGATTTTGAAGGTGTTTTAACGTTTTCTCCCTCATGGGCGGATGAGTTTCTTACCCCGCTTATAAAAGAATTTGGCGATCGAGTTATTCTGCGCACTATTGATAATCCTTCTGTAAAAGCAACATTGGAGATCTTGGAAAAGAAGTGAGGTAGTATTTGTTGTGGAAAAATGGTGTCAACCCTGGTTTTTTAAGCAAAAAGTCGAACCCCGGTAAAGGAAAGCTCCGCTTTCACTACGGGGCAAGAAATTAATTGAGAAAATTTAATTATAATATGCCTAAGAAAATAAAGGGATGTACTCACTTAATTATAAAAAACGGAAAAATTGTGAACATTTTTACTCACCTTAGCAATTTACCTAAAAATGGAGTAGTTCATCTCAAGGGTGATAAAATATATACCTTTGAAGAATTTAAAAAATTCCATATTCATGACCACAATGAATTAAAGCCCAAAAAGAGGAAGGTGATAATATCAGACTATTGATAAAAAATTTGCAAAAAATGGGGTTAATTCTATTTTTAACCCCGGTAGTAGAACCTGCGGTTCACTACGGGGCAGGCCCCAGTAGTAGAAACTTCGTTTCACTACGGGGCAGGCCCCAGTAGTAGAAACTTTGTTTCACTACGGGGCAGGCAAAAAGTCGAACCCCCTTCGTTAAAACTTCGGACAGGCAAGGAAATTAATTAAGCCTACGGGGTAAAAAATAAAATTATGGAAGAATTTTTAATTC is a window encoding:
- a CDS encoding STAS-like domain-containing protein, encoding MIIELKKFGNTLISRQSGREAFAAFQPTLRDVNPAEKLEIDFEGVLTFSPSWADEFLTPLIKEFGDRVILRTIDNPSVKATLEILEKK
- a CDS encoding NYN domain-containing protein, whose product is MENQDFKFKLKGKALVCIDWANVYGWQEGLDWKIDAQKLIKYLLTYPEVFKINFYFGTDITKKSRDFINSLKQKENDRFFVRTKDVKYVPVDLDKSYLKLRMVEMRQTLKNRNVNNKITEELDKLFSQPLARRKCDFDIEIALDVFNNLDNFSSFILFSGDGDYAPLIEYCLRHQKQTIVVALPGNLGKEYRVISRGLYICNIKKLRNFISK
- a CDS encoding nitroreductase family protein, translating into MDDVFKKRRSVRRFQKQEGEEDFVFFFPLAIAREIEPEKLKEILEAAHSSPSAGDLKAREIIVIKDKKVREKLAEAALGQDFIAEAPVVLIFFSIGSRSAQKYGKRGKNLYALQDATISASFAWLQAVILGLSGCWVGAFEESRVKDILGIKEDWRPIAILPLGYSME